The genomic interval TAATCGATTATTCgaggttaaagtaaatatattaaactatacgATTAGCGGATAATTAGAGTAGCGAGAAGATAACGGTAAGCTATACCcgataacttttttttcgaagaagcttaaaGGAgtatattaaaactatttaatttataataaagaactatttattattattaaagcgttcgaggaataaagattatattttaacggtattaaatataaaatataggtctatacggattataagaatctataatactttattactataaaggtccttaacgtacggtaaatataataattagaATTcctttcggaatttaatttctaaattaattataaaaaaggatcggagaacgctaaagtaaatatatttagccGGTAAATTAATTACCTTAAAGATATATTTAAGgagttactattattatttaaggagatattaaatagtatttttaAATATCTATTATAaccgtaaataaagtattatataatatattataaaaaagttatttttcataaatattaaagaaagttaagtaacgatattataaagtaatattaataggaAAAACTAGAGATATAAGGTATTTAGAAAAATAGTTAAAgaagactatagtataaaaataaagtatatataaGGTTAAGTAATaaaacgatattaataataaaaatttatatattaaagctcggaggatatataagtATCGGTaaaactatagaaaagattaagtaatattttaattaattaaagattAAAAACAATATTAAGgaagctatttaattatattatatatattaaaaaacGAGGGTTATAAGGTATAAGCTttatagatttctaaagttattaccggtaataaaATAGTTATAAAgcttaattataataaactttattattaaattattaaagattaaaaatatagtaattaacgttaaatataataatatattaacggtagttAATAAGCttactaaataaatatattttttactttCTAAAGAGATTtaatcggtaaaataattaacggatatagtactatagtatattatattaatatatatatagctaaaaaagtttattataaaccgcgatattaagtttatattaaagttttagagagcgttaataacgaggctaaaggtaataaataaagtattttcggtttattacttttaaataaacggttaaacggaatagcttaattaaattgtaaaataatatttacggaattatattaatttcaagtaaaataattaagttaaactattacttatagtataattaatatataatatattattaattaaaacgaCTAAAGCTATACTGTTTTTCGCGAACTTCGACTATAAAGTAAACCTACGGTAAAGACCTACGGTTAAAGTATTTAATGCTAGagttaaaataaataaaatatatatattttatagtaaatttaaataaaaattaaagtttataagggaaaggatatagaaatattatgatattaaaaggctcgaaGGACTTCGCTTTAAAGAAAGACatataatattcctttttatacgtaatttatatattaaaagacctaataaaaagctagatTATAAGAAAGtaaaactatttaaagttaaaaagaAAGTATCGGagacggtattcgaattaaagctACCTAGTATAATAGGTTTACGattatatactttttatattttatttctAAAACccgtattatatataaataaggttaatatataagtaatagCGGaggataaagaaaaaaagtataatatagaaAGGATATtagatttacggtttaataaaggttaattaaagtatttaattaattaattaggatatttaattataaataattcGTAGGAACTATCggtatattttaattatctaaataaataaaaaaaattctattaacgatatccggaccgactaaaatttaaaatatatttagaaaAGCCTTATTAGGTTTTTCTAAATATAGAACTTTAATAAAAATCGAACTTACGCCTTCGACGTAATAGCCGACatactatatactatattataAGATTagaaaatataaagaaagtaaaatataaataatattatatattttaattactttaggatATAAAAAGTACGCTATTAACGGTATTTAACGTAATTAAAAAGGAGGGACCGGTAATATTAAGGTTTAAAAAAAGGTCCGGAGGTTAATTAAGGCCTAGAGAGGAatctaaaaaaaaaagtcggaaagaaaaataataataaaaaaaaggataATAAAGGTATCCGTTACCGGCGGGCTATATAAGGTAGTAAACTACGTAGAAAACTCCCCTTTTTCCTCCTCGAGGAATCGAGATTTACGGTAAAAAGTAGCGAGGGCTCGAACCTTAAAGGCGCGCGACTATATTTCGAAGCGAAGAAGCTTACTTAAAgtaatttattttttagTATTTAGACGCTCTTTCTCTTTAATAAAAAGGCAGATTATATgattaataaaaaaaagtaaaatagTTTAAATAAAGATTTACGGTTTATACTATAAATATCGTAATAAAAGTAATTCGACTTAATATATAGGAGGTACCGGTTATATCGAGAGAAAGCTATATATTAAAGGCTAAtctttttataataaatatatttaacgtatattataagcgagtgacccatataagcgagtgacccacctcccaccacaccctgaCAAACTATCCTCAATTGCACCACATCAAtataaggaattaactataattatattagAAATAGCTAaatcagatgcttctgcagcctcttggcaagtgcgcgcattataGCCAGGCTTACCGCATACATTacagcaccgaaccttcgtacgagccccccctgcattactatTATCCGGCTACGTTTCTTGCattccctccccatccacggccttctaaTCTAGTAGATCCTGTACCTCTTATatagtaagtgaccctctAAGCCTTAtacgtgtttttttagctctccggcgcttacttagtaCCTTATtagccttacggagcgaagagacctctgcacgaaggagagctaCCTAgtgcattatagccgttatacctttagtaagctggtctaccgtAGCTAGTATTAAAGTtggggagctattttgataGTTAGTAATACGAGTTTTAATAAGCGTTAATTGTGAattagcttctcgagggttatatagTATCTAGGAGACCCAAGGTTATATAATACCGGACCGTAAGTTTAGAGGTATTAgtatataaagctttatatctagcTTAGAAAGTACCTTCTCTAGATTATACGGTATAAGGCCAGCAcccgcaaagccaccctatatattcttctctattatagaggcgaagaaggcctcgcggaaggtatagagaaactcgagcttacttatatagttaatatatatacgtaTTAAGTCCTTAATCTagcgaccgtacgcctgttttagcggcctaAAGCAGCTaatatcgagtggctggaggaggtgggaggaatATAAAGGTAtatagagcgtaataatattattttgcTGGTAGtggcgctcgaattcggtcgagtggtAGCTTTCGTAGCTATCGAGGATTagtaaccggtatttacccttTATACGGGACGttatataatagtcgaagtgcttaatctaatctaggcctaccggattagTAGTCCAGCTATTATCGGTGGTTACGATACGCTAAGTAAACGGTAGATTATACTCGGTATACTAGTTAGCGAAGTAGTATTGCGCGGTTAAGATAATAAAGGGAGGAATAGCCCGGCCGAGAATATTAACTCCCTAGATTACCGTTACCTATTCGCGATTATTAGGCTAGGCTaattttactttactaaggccgtccgaggttaTAATTACCATGCCCGCGAAAATAATGCCCATTATAAACctagtctcgtcgaagttataaatatcgttatcTATAATACCGTATTTAGCTTTAGTATTCCGTATAAGCGTAAACTACTCGGTAATAACCTTTAGATCCTCGCACTTAGCCCTCTAGTAGTCGTATCTATacgtaaaacgcgtacggagctatagctagcgtttaacgaagttatgtACCTAAAGCTTACCAATAGGGTacgcgtcgcgtacgcgtagcagttagttagctatatcttccacactACGTAATCTTaatggaaaagctcgcgtataTAGCTCAATAACGTATTAAACAATAGTATCCTCTTTAGATTAAGtaagctttttcgatttAGACGTaatatcgcgtcgtgcaggccggccagcgcgCCGACGCCCTAAAGTCTTACGATCGACTCCATAGATCTTAGCTGCGGCTCGTTCGCTTAGATTCTTATCGTTTTAAAGCGCttggagggctaagattatgTGGGCTTCATTTGAATTAGAAGGCATCTTGGATGGTTGAGGAAATTGTTATTGAGTGCGAAGGTGTCATGTCACGAAGgaagtgggtcactcgcttatatgggtcactcgcttataatatacgttaagtataataagACCGAACTTTTTAAGAAAAAACAGATCGGTTTCtttatatagttaaatataatagtaataataagAGAAGGAAATTTATTAGGAAAATACGGAAAAGAAAGTAAGAAATAAAAAttattttaaaaataaagttaCCGGGGTATCGACTTAGGAGGAAAGgcattatattatagttaaccTAACGGTAAACCGCGTAGTATATAAAGCGTAGGACGTCCCTAACTAATTATTAAAGAAGTTAGGAGATAGCTAATTAGGGCTGGCTAGAAAATACTACAATACTAAAACCCATAAATACTCTATAGGATATAAAATACTCGGGGTAATTAAAGgtatagcacgacgagcactctataggatataatatattaaaagtaATCGAAGGTATAGTACGACGAATACTTTAAAAtcttaaggtctatatatacagaGGAactaattaatataaataaatagttctatagtatataatataaattataatcgttaatacttaaactattataataaagataagctattattatatattatttagaagtgcctttaactagtatccctttcagaggttctagaaaggggttcgttataccTTATACTATACGATTCAGAGAAGGTACTTTCTAAgctagatataaagctttatacgcTAATATCCCTATCTTTTAGGCCGGGCACAGCACTCCCTTAGGTCTCACAGACGctatataaccctcgagaaaCTAACTTATAATTAACGCTTATTAAAACTTATATTactaactattaaaatagctcTCCGACTTTAATGCTGGCTATAGCAAACTAGTTTACTAAGGGTACTACGGCTATAATACACTAAGTGGCTTTCCTTCGTacagaggtctcttcgctctATAAAGCCAATAAGGTACTAAGTAAGTGCCGgaaagctaaaaaaacacgtgtaaGGCTTagagggtcacttactatATAAAAGGCACAGGATTTACTAAATTAGAAGGCCGTAGATAGGGAGGGAGTGTAAGAAACGTAGCCGGATAATAGTAATATAGGGGAGGCTTGTACGAAGGTTTAGTGCTATAGTATATACGGTAAGCCTAGCTATAATGCGCGCATTTGCCAggaagctgcagaagcatctaATTCAGCTATTTctaatataattatagttaattccttgtgTTAATGTGGTGTAATTAAGGATAATATTCGTAGCGTGGTGGAAAGTGGTGCACTTGCTtatatggtgcactcgcttataatgtacgttatagTAATAAAATTAACACCAGGCTATAAGTAAGACTTTATATTACACggtaaataaataattagCCGCATTACGGCTTAACCGCTATCTACCTGCATAATTAATGGTGGAATTAAGGCGGATAATTAAATGCCTTGCGGCTATTAAAGGAAACTAGATTAAATAAAGCTTATTGTGGCGCTTAGAACTACGTTAAGCTAACTAGCCCGATCTCGAGTTGTTCGAGTGGGCCAAATAACGTTTCTACTAAATATTCTAGAGCTACTTATCTTTATAACGAAATAGGGTACTCGAAGTAACGAAAGAGGCGGGATCCAGAAGGATCTAGAGTATTTAGACGGGCTATAAATTAATGGAGACCCCCAGACCCCTCCTGTAACACGCTATGATAAAAgaatagagagagagattgaATAAGAGATCAGCTTAGCTGTGTGCGGCTAGCTTGCAAGCCCAGTCATCTGATCTCCGACACCTTCTGAGATAGCTGCAGCGCCTGCCGATGTatctgctcggcctcctcatACTTCCCCTGGCTATCAAGCACAACCGCAAGGTTGTTCATGCTGGTGAGCGTGTCGGGATGCTCCTTGCCCAACACCTTCTCAGATAGCTGGAGCGCCTGCCGTTGcatctgctcggcctccttaTACTTCCCTAAATTGTGAAAGCTCTTACCCACTTTGGAAAGAAGACCTGTTATCGCTTCCTCGTTATCTGTTCTCTTCCGTAGTTGAAGAGCATGTTGCGTATGAGGAAGATACCTTATCCACTCTTCTCGGTTTTCGTGTTTGGGCCAAGGAAATATATTGTTAAGCCGTTCTAACACTTTGGCCGTCCATTCCTGTCGCTCTCCCGTTCCATCTAACCAGCTCAGCATCGATATCTGAACTAGCCGATGGATATCGTAGCTATCCGACTCATTCTGTTGGGAGATAAATGCATACGCCTTCAGGGTCCCGATTGCTTCAACAGTCTCTAGCGTCCCCGCCGGCGGCAACAGGGAGTGCGGAATATCCTTCCCGGCTAAAAAGCACAGAAATCTAAGGTAGTTAGCCGCCAGCGCGTCGTGATCTGAGATTTGCTGGAACGAAATCAGCCAAGTTGTGGCGACAGCATTTTGAATGTTCTTATATCGGTGTCGGTCGTCAAAGTGACTACTCAACAACTTAACCATATCCTCATTACTGGACTTGCATAGCTTAAGGTACCGCGCAGTCGAGATCTGCTCCTTGGCCATATAAGCAGACGCTTGCCGTATTGCCAGAGGGAGGTTAGTAAGAAACTCCAGCAACGCATTGTTGCTTCCTGTGTCGCTCATCTGAGAACTTTTTAGGTTTTTCCCTAATAGCTTAAGGGCCTCGTCTCTGCTCATTTCTTCAACTGCGATAATATGATTTTCAGACTCGACCAGCCTTAATCCAAGTTTATGGTTTCGGGTTGTGAAAAGAATAGATCCTTTCCGGCTGAATGGAAGATAGTCGGTAAGGGCGGTATCCCCAAAAAGTAGCTTTTCATCGTCGGCGTTATCGATGATCAAAAGCCAGTTACCCATACTCTCGCGGCCCAATGCGGACTTGATCAGTGCCTTGACATCTGCTTTTTCTTCGTCGATTCCCGGTACCTTAAGCTGCTGGCCGATAGCGCGGTATACATTCTCGAAAGCGGTGGTATTTATAGCGGGAACCCAAAAGACCGAGCATTCCGGCTGCACGTCGCGAATGCGATAAGCGGTCTCCAGCGCGATCTGCGTctttccaaccccccccaGACCTTCGATGGCGGTCCGTTGGCAGTCATCTTCGTCTCCACTAGGAAGAACCCTCTTAAGAAGATCTTCGAGAATTAATTCACGCCCGACGAATTCCTTATTACGTCCGAACCGGACGATCCAGTGTCCCTTCTCGGTAGCTTCGCCATATTAGCACTATTCTGACTGTATCAGCCCACCCAGGAGATGTTCAGCTTACAGTTCTTCCGCAGTTTTAAAACAACCGATGCGTCTCCAGCGAGTTTCCTGACCGCATCTTTAACTAATTTAAAGTTGGGACATTCTGGACCTTGGAATTTGTTCATCCCTGAATGGGTCGCATCCAAGCCTTGGCGAGGGAAACCATGCAGGCAGGCCGAAGACTCCGTCACAAGCTATTAAGGTCAGTTAAATATTACGAACGGGGGCAAATAACGTACAATCTTGCGGGTAACACTCCTTGACAGGCGCTTCGCCCACCCCGGCGATAGAATGCGTCTTAACATCTCCGTCTTCCTGGTCTCGAAAAAGCAACTCAGGGGCAGTTGCACTGCCTTAGCATTAGCGATCTCGGCGAACTTCTGAACGCGCTGGTGGACGAAGTCGTGGCTCTGCTCGAGGTCTTTTATGAGTTGGTCAGAGGCCTGCTCTCCCATAATGCCTTTAACCAGCACCTGCCACCGAGCCTGCTTCGCAGCATCACTACCCTGGAATGGGGTGGCGAGAAACACGATGCCGACAGTGGAAAGCAGGATATGTTTATAGGCGCTGCCTTCCTGGGCGGCTCGGATGATTGCCTGGGGAGGTTAACCGCTGCCCGCCGTATATGATCTAGGGACATACCTCAGCCAGAATAAGCCCTCCAAAACAAGAGGCGACGAAGATAATCGGTCGCGTTTGCGAACCACGGCCTTCGGCGATAAGACCGAGTAGCGTATCGGCATGGCCGAGCAGCGTCTGCACGGGTGCATTTGCGAAGTAGTTTGCATTCCAGTCGTACGTATATATGCGGGCCTTTGGTAGGGCTGCCGGCAGCATGTCGGCGTCCGACAGCCAGTtcacaaccccatccccatttcttttcttaaACTCCCATGTCCGCGGCGACTCGGTGCCCAATCCGTGGATTGCGATAATACTGTCCGGTTAGACGTGCCTCTATGCGTTCGACCGGGTGGAACTTACTCGATCGTCGCGTCGTCGGGAGCGTCGTCGACTGGGACGATCCGGCGGAGTCCCCTGCAAGCCTAAGAATGGAGTGCCGGTAGTTAGCATCGGTCGCCGCTTCTTATATAGAGAGCGATCTCACCTCTCTCGTGGTCATCCTGGGAATATTCTGAAAAGCGGGGCTCGTATTGTGCACTAGGCTGGTAAGGGTCAACTTCAATCGCGGCGGTTACTATGTTAAGGTCGCCGTAAGAACGAAAGTGATGGAGAGAGGAGTATTTAGACTTAGCGAGACCCATAATGAGGCGCTTTTTGGCCTTTGTATGCGTGTCACACGTCAAACGACCAACCAGCCACATCACGGCCCAACCGCTATCGAGAACCAATGGTGGGAAGTAAGGCAGGCAATCAAGTGCCTCGCGGTTATCAAAAGAATAGTATTGGACACGGAGTATATCGAAGGACTTGGCAGCGGGCTGAGATCGCCTAATGCTTACCGCCCAAAGCGCCAAGAAGCGCCATATCCAACTACTTTTAAGCCATGGTCCTGACATCAACTCTGATGCGACGCACCTGGGCAAGTATTCACAGCGCCCTTCAAAACCGCGGACGATCAAACCGTCGAGTCGTGTTTACGATTGAGAAACCCTTGTCTCTCGACGCTTCAAGCAGGTCAAGACGAACGGCGGAGAAATCGAAACTAAGGAATAAGGTATGACAATAGGATTAAGCATCCCGCAGTCACGGCCGGCTAGTTTAGTTAACAGAGTGCGCATAGTGGCTCCTGTATgtcctccggctccggaAAGCAGGTGACGTGCCGACTCGTCCCGTTCCGACAATTACCCTCCGTCGCCCCCGTCCGCGTTCCACATGGCTCTGCCACGTCCCCCGCTCTAGCCGGTACGCtagcagcaccaccgccgtgCAAGTGTGCGTACTCTCTGACAATTGTATTTATA from Podospora pseudoanserina strain CBS 124.78 chromosome 6, whole genome shotgun sequence carries:
- a CDS encoding hypothetical protein (EggNog:ENOG503NX9U; COG:S) — its product is MTTREACRGLRRIVPVDDAPDDATIDIIAIHGLGTESPRTWEFKKRNGDGVVNWLSDADMLPAALPKARIYTYDWNANYFANAPVQTLLGHADTLLGLIAEGRGSQTRPIIFVASCFGGLILAEAIIRAAQEGSAYKHILLSTVGIVFLATPFQGSDAAKQARWQVLVKGIMGEQASDQLIKDLEQSHDFVHQRVQKFAEIANAKAVQLPLSCFFETRKTEMLRRILSPGWAKRLSRSVTRKILVTESSACLHGFPRQGLDATHSGMNKFQGPECPNFKLVKDAVRKLAGDASVVLKLRKNSTEKGHWIVRFGRNKEFVGRELILEDLLKRVLPSGDEDDCQRTAIEGLGGVGKTQIALETAYRIRDVQPECSVFWVPAINTTAFENVYRAIGQQLKVPGIDEEKADVKALIKSALGRESMGNWLLIIDNADDEKLLFGDTALTDYLPFSRKGSILFTTRNHKLGLRLVESENHIIAVEEMSRDEALKLLGKNLKSSQMSDTGSNNALLEFLTNLPLAIRQASAYMAKEQISTARYLKLCKSSNEDMVKLLSSHFDDRHRYKNIQNAVATTWLISFQQISDHDALAANYLRFLCFLAGKDIPHSLLPPAGTLETVEAIGTLKAYAFISQQNESDSYDIHRLVQISMLSWLDGTGERQEWTAKVLERLNNIFPWPKHENREEWIRYLPHTQHALQLRKRTDNEEAITGLLSKVGKSFHNLGKYKEAEQMQRQALQLSEKVLGKEHPDTLTSMNNLAVVLDSQGKYEEAEQIHRQALQLSQKVSEIR